A single genomic interval of Novosphingobium ginsenosidimutans harbors:
- a CDS encoding NAD(+) synthase, which produces MSEPLPFQSIHRHGLVRLAAATPAVFVADPSANARAVLELAQQAERDGVDLVVFPELCLTAYAIDDLLTQQALLDSARSALARIVTATERMRAVLVVGLPLVRNGRLYNCAAAVTQGRVLGVVPKSFLPNYREYYEKRWFAQGVGITDETIELGGVEVPFGTDLLFRAANLPDFTFHLEICEDMWVPQPPSIRGALAGATVLCNLSASNITVGKADERTTLCAAQSMRCAAAYVYAAAGAGESTTDLAWDGQGSIFELGEEVARSERFSRQPQLAIADVDVQRLRLERIRTGSFNDAAVAAGHPEREFRRVDFTLPLHEKDVGLRRALRRFPYVPHRAERLAQDCYEAFNIQVDGLIRRMEATRSKCLVIGISGGLDSTHALIVAAKACDRLGLPRTAIRGYTMPGFATSEGTKANAWKLMQALGITADEIDIRPAAEQLLKDMDHPYARGEKVYDVTFENVQAGLRTDYLFRLANHHHGFVVGTGDLSELALGWCTYGVGDHMSHYAVNCGVPKTLIQYLIRWSVESEQFDAATDAVLTAILDQEISPELVPADASGAIQSTESAVGPYALNDFFLFYTLRQALTPTKIAFLAWHAWRKDGTGRWPFGFPEERKEDYSLAEIRRWLENFVRRFFATSQFKRSAIPNGPKVSSGGSLSPRGDWRAPSDGLADVWLAEVAQVPRK; this is translated from the coding sequence ATGAGCGAGCCGCTGCCCTTCCAATCGATCCATCGCCACGGGCTTGTCCGCCTGGCCGCGGCAACCCCTGCGGTCTTTGTGGCTGACCCCAGCGCCAATGCCCGGGCCGTGCTGGAACTGGCCCAGCAAGCGGAGCGCGACGGGGTCGATCTGGTGGTCTTCCCCGAGCTGTGCCTTACCGCTTACGCGATCGATGACCTGCTGACCCAGCAGGCGCTGCTGGATTCGGCGCGCTCCGCACTGGCCCGTATTGTCACCGCCACCGAACGGATGCGTGCGGTTCTGGTGGTGGGGCTGCCGCTTGTCCGCAACGGGCGGCTTTACAATTGCGCGGCGGCTGTAACGCAGGGCCGCGTGCTGGGCGTCGTGCCAAAGAGCTTCCTGCCCAACTACCGCGAGTATTACGAGAAGCGCTGGTTCGCGCAGGGCGTAGGCATTACCGACGAGACGATCGAGCTTGGCGGAGTGGAAGTGCCGTTCGGTACCGACTTGCTGTTCCGTGCCGCCAATCTGCCCGACTTCACTTTCCACCTCGAGATTTGCGAGGACATGTGGGTGCCGCAGCCGCCCTCGATCCGGGGGGCGCTGGCCGGTGCGACGGTGCTTTGCAATCTGTCAGCCTCGAACATTACGGTCGGCAAGGCCGATGAGCGGACGACCCTGTGCGCCGCCCAGTCGATGCGCTGTGCCGCTGCCTATGTCTATGCCGCCGCCGGGGCGGGCGAGAGCACGACTGACCTGGCCTGGGATGGCCAGGGTTCGATCTTCGAACTGGGTGAGGAGGTGGCGCGGTCCGAACGGTTCAGCCGCCAGCCGCAACTCGCCATCGCCGATGTCGACGTGCAGCGGTTGCGGCTGGAGCGGATCCGGACCGGGTCGTTCAATGATGCCGCCGTTGCCGCCGGCCACCCGGAGCGCGAGTTCCGCCGGGTCGACTTCACTCTGCCGCTCCACGAAAAGGATGTCGGTCTGCGCCGCGCGCTGCGCCGTTTTCCCTATGTCCCGCACCGCGCCGAGCGGCTGGCGCAGGACTGCTACGAAGCCTTCAATATCCAGGTCGATGGCCTGATCCGGCGCATGGAGGCGACCAGGTCCAAGTGCCTGGTAATCGGAATTTCGGGCGGGCTCGATTCGACCCATGCGCTGATCGTAGCCGCCAAGGCCTGCGACCGACTGGGCCTGCCCCGCACGGCGATCCGCGGCTATACCATGCCCGGCTTTGCCACGAGCGAAGGGACCAAGGCCAATGCCTGGAAGCTGATGCAGGCATTGGGGATCACGGCAGACGAGATCGACATCCGGCCGGCAGCCGAACAACTCTTGAAAGACATGGACCACCCGTACGCGCGCGGGGAGAAGGTCTACGACGTAACCTTTGAGAACGTCCAGGCGGGGCTGCGGACCGATTACCTGTTCCGGCTCGCCAATCACCACCACGGTTTCGTGGTCGGCACGGGCGACCTCTCAGAGCTGGCGCTCGGCTGGTGCACCTATGGCGTGGGCGACCACATGAGTCATTATGCCGTCAATTGCGGCGTGCCCAAGACGCTGATCCAGTACCTGATCCGCTGGTCGGTTGAGAGCGAGCAGTTCGACGCGGCGACCGATGCCGTGCTCACAGCAATCCTCGATCAGGAAATCTCGCCCGAACTCGTCCCGGCCGATGCAAGCGGCGCGATCCAGAGCACCGAATCCGCCGTTGGGCCCTACGCGCTCAACGATTTCTTCCTGTTCTACACGCTGCGCCAGGCGCTGACGCCGACAAAGATCGCCTTCCTGGCCTGGCACGCCTGGCGCAAGGATGGCACCGGGCGCTGGCCATTCGGTTTCCCGGAGGAGCGCAAGGAAGACTATTCGCTGGCGGAGATCCGCCGCTGGCTGGAAAACTTCGTGCGGCGCTTCTTTGCCACCAGCCAGTTCAAGCGCAGCGCCATTCCTAACGGGCCCAAGGTTTCATCCGGCGGCAGCCTCAGCCCGCGGGGCGACTGGCGGGCGCCGAGTGACGGGCTGGCGGATGTCTGGCTGGCCGAAGTGGCGCAGGTACCGCGCAAGTAA
- a CDS encoding disulfide bond formation protein B: protein MTISARHLALAVPAVLLGGAYVSQYGFGLFPCEMCWWQRYPHFAALVLAAIGLTQPRQQLWPLLAGIAILASGVIGAFHAGVEYNWWEGITGCATVAKTGGDPLAAILDAPIVRCDVAPWTLFGISLAGFNFLISTAGALAIFALLRREGANA from the coding sequence ATGACGATTTCGGCGCGGCATCTGGCGCTGGCGGTGCCAGCGGTGCTGCTCGGCGGGGCCTATGTCTCGCAGTATGGATTTGGCCTGTTCCCGTGCGAAATGTGCTGGTGGCAGCGCTATCCGCATTTCGCCGCACTGGTCCTGGCCGCTATTGGCCTCACGCAGCCGCGCCAGCAGCTGTGGCCGCTGCTTGCCGGGATCGCGATCCTGGCCTCAGGCGTGATCGGCGCGTTCCATGCCGGGGTCGAGTACAACTGGTGGGAAGGGATCACCGGTTGCGCCACTGTGGCCAAGACCGGCGGCGATCCGCTCGCTGCCATTCTCGACGCGCCAATCGTGCGCTGCGACGTTGCGCCCTGGACGCTGTTCGGCATTTCGCTGGCGGGCTTCAATTTCCTGATTTCAACTGCCGGCGCGCTGGCGATTTTCGCCCTGCTGCGCCGTGAAGGAGCCAATGCGTGA
- a CDS encoding glutamate-5-semialdehyde dehydrogenase yields the protein MSLSAPVPEGDPDSLIAALAQAGRAAQAQLAQLGPERRKAGLRAAAKALVAGGSAILEANAKDMTAGEARGLSAAMLDRLRLDPERLGGIAEAVAAVAGLPDPVGQVIDRTERPNGLVLSRVRVPIGLIGIIYESRPNVTADAAALCLGSGNAALLRGGSEAVHSNRAIHAAMVAGLVEAGLPANAVQLVPSQDRALVGSMLTAAGVIDMIVPRGGKSLVARVQADARVPVLAHLDGINHTYVHAAADPAKAVAIARNAKLRRTGVCGAMETLLIDARYPESAGLVAALLDAGCELRGDARACALDRRILPATDQDWDTEYLDAILSVAVVDGLDAALAHIARHGSHHTDAIVTEDQAVAERFLAEVDSAIVMHNASSQFADGGEFGLGAEIGIATGRLHARGPVALEGLTTYKWLVRGTGQVRP from the coding sequence ATGTCGCTCTCCGCACCCGTTCCCGAAGGCGATCCCGATTCGCTGATTGCCGCCCTGGCGCAGGCCGGCCGTGCGGCCCAGGCGCAACTGGCACAGCTCGGTCCAGAGCGTCGCAAGGCCGGCTTGCGGGCGGCGGCAAAAGCACTGGTCGCCGGCGGTTCAGCCATTCTCGAGGCCAATGCCAAAGACATGACGGCGGGCGAGGCGCGGGGCCTCAGTGCGGCCATGCTCGATCGGCTGCGGCTCGATCCGGAGCGACTGGGTGGGATCGCCGAGGCGGTTGCGGCCGTGGCTGGCTTGCCCGACCCGGTTGGACAGGTGATCGACCGGACCGAACGACCCAATGGCCTCGTACTTTCGCGGGTGCGCGTGCCGATCGGGCTGATCGGGATCATTTACGAAAGCCGCCCCAATGTAACCGCCGATGCCGCTGCCTTGTGTTTGGGTTCGGGCAATGCCGCGCTGCTGCGCGGGGGTAGCGAGGCGGTCCATTCCAACCGCGCGATCCACGCAGCGATGGTTGCCGGTCTGGTCGAGGCGGGCCTGCCGGCAAACGCCGTGCAACTGGTGCCCAGCCAGGACCGCGCCCTTGTTGGGTCGATGCTGACCGCTGCCGGGGTGATCGATATGATCGTGCCGCGCGGAGGCAAGAGCCTGGTCGCGCGGGTCCAGGCCGATGCCCGGGTGCCGGTGCTGGCGCACCTTGACGGGATCAATCACACCTATGTCCACGCCGCCGCCGATCCGGCCAAAGCGGTGGCGATCGCGCGCAATGCCAAGCTGCGGCGCACCGGCGTTTGCGGCGCGATGGAGACACTGCTGATCGACGCGCGCTACCCCGAATCGGCAGGCCTGGTCGCTGCCCTGCTCGATGCGGGCTGCGAGCTGCGCGGCGATGCCCGGGCCTGTGCGCTCGACCGCCGGATCCTGCCTGCCACGGACCAGGATTGGGATACCGAATACCTCGATGCGATCCTCTCGGTCGCCGTCGTTGATGGTCTTGATGCAGCGCTGGCACATATTGCGCGCCACGGCTCGCACCACACCGATGCGATCGTGACCGAGGACCAGGCCGTGGCAGAACGCTTCCTCGCCGAAGTCGATAGCGCCATCGTCATGCACAACGCCTCCAGCCAGTTTGCCGATGGCGGCGAGTTCGGCCTGGGAGCCGAGATTGGCATCGCCACCGGCCGGCTTCACGCCCGCGGCCCGGTCGCGCTCGAAGGGCTGACGACTTACAAGTGGCTGGTGCGCGGCACCGGGCAGGTTCGGCCCTGA
- a CDS encoding 23S rRNA (pseudouridine(1915)-N(3))-methyltransferase RlmH — protein sequence MRLHVIARGKIARSPEADLVARYLKRITWPVVQTELPDTGGTIPVPLTPAREVLLDERGEQLSSEEFAALLGRWRDEGVREARFLIGAADGHGDALRARADLLLGFGPMTWPHLLVRAMLAEQLWRATSILAGHPYHRSG from the coding sequence ATGCGGCTGCACGTGATTGCCCGCGGCAAGATTGCCCGCTCGCCCGAGGCTGACCTTGTCGCGCGCTATCTGAAGCGGATCACCTGGCCAGTCGTCCAAACCGAACTGCCTGACACCGGCGGGACGATCCCCGTCCCGCTAACTCCCGCCCGGGAAGTCCTGCTCGACGAGCGTGGCGAGCAGCTTTCCTCCGAAGAATTCGCTGCCCTGCTCGGCCGCTGGCGTGACGAGGGTGTGCGCGAGGCCCGATTTCTGATTGGTGCCGCCGATGGCCACGGCGACGCGCTGCGCGCCAGAGCCGATCTACTGCTCGGCTTCGGGCCGATGACCTGGCCGCATTTGCTGGTCCGTGCCATGCTGGCCGAACAGTTATGGCGCGCGACCAGTATTCTGGCTGGTCATCCCTATCACCGTTCGGGATAA
- the rsfS gene encoding ribosome silencing factor, giving the protein MTPAMNAPAAAGTPTPLPQSEPGSLHALVLQSLDDDQAQEIVSIPLEGKSSIADHMVIASGRSTRQVAAMAQKLAERIKQGGFGHVRIEGLPAADWVLIDAGDVVIHLFRPEVRSFYNLERMWAFGDSGAA; this is encoded by the coding sequence ATGACACCTGCCATGAACGCGCCCGCCGCTGCGGGAACGCCCACTCCGCTACCTCAGTCCGAACCGGGCTCGCTCCATGCGCTGGTGCTCCAGTCGCTGGATGATGACCAGGCGCAGGAGATCGTCTCGATCCCGCTCGAGGGCAAAAGCTCGATCGCCGATCATATGGTGATCGCCAGCGGTCGCTCGACCCGCCAGGTTGCGGCCATGGCGCAGAAGCTGGCTGAGCGGATCAAGCAGGGTGGCTTTGGCCATGTCAGGATTGAAGGTCTTCCAGCGGCGGACTGGGTGCTGATTGACGCAGGCGACGTGGTAATCCACCTGTTCCGGCCCGAAGTACGCAGCTTCTACAACCTCGAGCGGATGTGGGCCTTCGGGGATTCGGGCGCGGCCTGA
- a CDS encoding demethoxyubiquinone hydroxylase family protein, with protein sequence MLRVDQAGEYGATRIYAGQMAVMGDRAPHAGEIAHMAEQEAAHRAKFDALLARRGVRPTALQPVWNVAGFALGAATALIGPKAAMACTAAIETEIDRHYTEQLEELGDADPELAEMIRAFRDDERAHKEVAIAAGAEQAPAYPLLSGAIRLGCRMAIRLSERI encoded by the coding sequence ATGCTCCGCGTTGACCAGGCTGGCGAGTATGGCGCGACCCGCATTTATGCGGGCCAGATGGCGGTGATGGGCGACCGCGCACCACATGCGGGCGAGATTGCCCATATGGCCGAACAGGAAGCCGCCCACCGCGCCAAGTTCGATGCCTTGCTGGCAAGGCGCGGGGTGCGCCCGACGGCCTTGCAGCCGGTGTGGAACGTCGCCGGCTTTGCCCTTGGTGCGGCGACCGCGCTGATCGGCCCCAAGGCGGCCATGGCCTGCACGGCTGCGATCGAGACCGAGATCGATCGGCATTATACCGAACAGCTAGAGGAACTGGGCGACGCGGACCCCGAACTCGCCGAGATGATCCGCGCGTTCCGCGATGACGAGCGGGCGCACAAGGAAGTGGCAATTGCGGCCGGGGCGGAGCAGGCGCCGGCCTATCCGCTGCTGTCGGGCGCGATCCGGCTGGGATGCCGCATGGCGATCCGCCTGTCCGAGCGAATCTGA
- a CDS encoding murein hydrolase activator EnvC family protein — MSPASFLRLTPLLALAALGSAAAQVPLAPTDPNQLRRAIANAQSAGAAAGRRAAELEAQATTANAAVEKTAREAAGLAARIQQAEAGIAVNEARAALIERERVLLRARLAERQQPLVQLTAALQRLARRPAAFALLRPGSVQDTVYLRAALEAMLPEVERRTADLRAELDRSRALQAQARANAAGLRQAQRDLAARRQALAALESRQRLEARAAGGLAAREAERALALAEQARDLNGLVGQLDEASRRRAALAALPGPILRPAVPGAAVVAAEVLATASASARIPGFVLPLAGQVVSGFGTERPGQPRSRGVTLLARPAAQIVAPAAGRVVFAGAYRGYGQIVIIEHPGGWTSLVTGLSTLDVEVGDRLVGGSPLGITGPGQPLVTLELRKDGQPVNPLDQLGR; from the coding sequence ATGTCGCCTGCTTCGTTCCTGCGCCTGACCCCTCTGCTTGCACTCGCAGCGCTGGGCAGTGCTGCTGCGCAAGTGCCGCTCGCTCCGACCGATCCCAACCAGCTGCGCCGAGCCATTGCCAATGCGCAAAGCGCCGGAGCGGCGGCTGGTCGGCGCGCGGCCGAGCTTGAAGCCCAGGCCACCACCGCCAACGCAGCGGTCGAAAAGACGGCGCGCGAGGCAGCGGGCCTTGCTGCCCGGATCCAGCAGGCCGAAGCGGGTATCGCCGTTAACGAAGCGCGCGCCGCCCTGATCGAGCGCGAACGCGTCCTGCTCCGCGCGCGTCTTGCCGAGCGCCAGCAACCGTTGGTCCAGCTAACTGCCGCCTTACAGCGGCTCGCCCGTCGCCCTGCTGCCTTCGCCCTGCTGCGGCCCGGATCGGTTCAGGATACGGTCTATCTGCGCGCCGCGCTTGAGGCGATGCTGCCCGAGGTCGAACGGCGCACTGCCGATCTGCGTGCCGAGCTCGATCGCAGCCGCGCGCTCCAGGCCCAGGCCCGCGCCAACGCCGCTGGCCTGCGCCAGGCGCAGCGCGATCTGGCGGCACGACGTCAGGCGCTGGCCGCACTGGAAAGCCGCCAGCGGCTCGAAGCCCGCGCCGCTGGCGGCCTTGCTGCCCGTGAAGCCGAACGCGCCTTGGCGCTGGCCGAGCAGGCCCGCGACCTTAACGGATTGGTTGGCCAGCTCGATGAAGCCAGCCGCCGCCGCGCCGCGCTCGCCGCCTTGCCCGGGCCGATCCTGCGACCGGCCGTGCCCGGTGCGGCGGTCGTCGCCGCGGAAGTTCTGGCAACCGCTAGCGCATCCGCGCGTATCCCCGGATTTGTCTTGCCGCTCGCAGGACAGGTCGTCTCCGGGTTCGGGACCGAGCGGCCGGGGCAGCCCCGCTCGCGCGGGGTGACCCTGCTTGCCCGCCCGGCCGCGCAGATCGTGGCACCGGCGGCCGGCCGCGTGGTCTTCGCCGGCGCCTATCGCGGTTATGGCCAGATCGTGATCATCGAACATCCTGGCGGCTGGACCTCGCTGGTGACCGGACTTTCAACCCTTGATGTCGAAGTCGGTGATCGACTTGTTGGCGGCTCGCCGTTGGGCATCACCGGGCCGGGGCAACCTTTGGTCACCCTGGAGCTTCGCAAGGATGGCCAGCCGGTCAATCCGCTCGACCAGCTTGGTCGTTAA
- a CDS encoding glycosyltransferase family 4 protein, with amino-acid sequence MVQRDLLLDVTRLVWRVWSGRLPTGIDRVCLAYLEHYAPRALAVVQRQELRLVLSARHSAELFALLRTGGPGFRRRLTTLLAAAALSGKPRQSTRGWTYLNIGHTGLDSPGLTAWLRKQQWKPVYLVHDLIPISHPEFCRPGESKRHRQRMRTVLDSAAGVIANSAATRDALLEFARRERRPEPPCEVAWLASPDEVDAAPVPPSNRPTFVMIGTIEGRKNHLLLLHLWERLAKELGPATPKLVLIGQRGWEADEVFALLDRSPRLKGYVRELGRCDDATMLGWLDQARALLMPSFIEGFGIPVIEALQRGVPVIATDLPVFREIAGDIPLYLDPLDGQGWEAAIRAYCGDAPDRLRQLAAMASFRTPTWEDHFAKVDGWLATL; translated from the coding sequence ATGGTCCAGCGCGATCTTCTGCTCGATGTGACGCGGCTGGTCTGGCGCGTCTGGTCGGGGCGGTTGCCAACCGGGATTGATCGGGTGTGCCTGGCCTATCTTGAGCACTATGCGCCGCGCGCGCTGGCTGTCGTCCAGCGCCAGGAGCTGCGGCTGGTGCTCTCGGCCAGGCACAGCGCCGAACTGTTTGCCTTGCTCCGCACCGGCGGGCCCGGGTTCCGGCGGCGGCTGACCACTTTGCTGGCAGCCGCAGCGCTTTCAGGCAAGCCGCGCCAATCGACCCGTGGCTGGACCTATCTCAACATCGGCCATACCGGTCTTGACTCGCCCGGTTTAACGGCCTGGTTGCGCAAGCAGCAGTGGAAGCCGGTATATCTGGTCCATGACCTGATCCCGATCAGCCATCCCGAGTTCTGCCGCCCTGGCGAATCCAAGCGCCATCGCCAAAGGATGCGCACCGTGCTCGACTCTGCGGCCGGTGTTATCGCCAATTCGGCGGCGACCCGTGATGCGCTGCTCGAATTCGCACGCCGAGAGCGGCGCCCGGAGCCACCGTGCGAAGTCGCCTGGCTCGCCTCGCCGGACGAGGTGGACGCCGCGCCGGTACCGCCAAGCAACCGGCCGACCTTCGTGATGATCGGGACGATCGAGGGGCGCAAGAATCACCTGTTGCTGCTCCACCTATGGGAGCGCCTGGCCAAGGAGCTGGGGCCCGCCACACCCAAGCTAGTGCTGATCGGCCAGCGCGGCTGGGAAGCGGATGAGGTTTTTGCCCTGCTCGACCGCTCTCCCCGGCTGAAGGGCTATGTTCGCGAGCTGGGTCGGTGCGATGATGCAACCATGCTCGGCTGGCTCGACCAGGCCCGCGCGCTGCTGATGCCCAGCTTCATCGAAGGTTTCGGCATTCCAGTAATCGAGGCCCTGCAGCGCGGCGTTCCGGTGATCGCCACCGACCTGCCGGTGTTCCGCGAGATTGCGGGCGACATTCCGCTTTACCTCGATCCGCTCGATGGTCAGGGTTGGGAAGCGGCAATCCGCGCCTATTGCGGCGATGCGCCGGACCGGCTGCGCCAGCTGGCCGCGATGGCATCGTTCCGCACGCCCACCTGGGAAGACCACTTCGCCAAGGTCGACGGCTGGCTCGCGACGCTCTAG
- a CDS encoding S41 family peptidase — translation MKLANLARATLLVSAVALLPATTAGLAAVEGRSNAQFNRLFTVYQIVKAQYVEAVDDDKLINGAIEGMLAGLDPHSSYVEGASFQRLTNMIDGNYSGLGLSVGMDDGAVRVIAPMKGSPADKAGVKAGDYITHLDGKLIYGIELDEAVARMRGEAGTSIRLTLFREGRNDTFDVTVTRGVIDLEPVTWKLEKDVGVISVNEFSRDVGVDVGKAIADLKKQAAGKLTGLVLDLRQNPGGSLDEAVALSDLFLTKGDIVSQRGRNPRDNEFYRAEEMIPGDAAKGLPVIVLIDAGSASASEIVAGALQDQKRALIMGERSFGKGSVQSLFELDKSRAIKLTTARYYTPAGKSVQEGGIEPDIRVPQLSDPDARRRAELTMRESDLRRHLVNELGVADKQLEADRQDDPRFKATAEELKAKGITDFQLNYALETLRRGGRASLALKGK, via the coding sequence ATGAAGCTTGCAAACCTTGCCCGCGCGACGCTGCTGGTCAGTGCCGTTGCCCTGCTCCCGGCGACGACAGCGGGCCTTGCTGCGGTTGAAGGGCGCTCGAACGCCCAGTTCAACCGGCTGTTCACGGTCTACCAGATCGTCAAGGCCCAGTATGTTGAGGCGGTCGATGACGACAAACTGATCAACGGCGCGATCGAAGGCATGCTGGCCGGGCTCGATCCGCATTCCAGCTACGTCGAGGGCGCCTCGTTCCAACGCCTGACCAACATGATCGACGGCAATTATTCGGGCCTTGGTCTCAGTGTCGGGATGGACGATGGCGCGGTGCGCGTGATCGCGCCCATGAAGGGTAGCCCGGCGGACAAGGCGGGGGTCAAGGCCGGCGACTATATCACCCACCTCGACGGCAAGCTGATCTACGGGATCGAGCTGGACGAGGCCGTTGCCCGTATGCGCGGCGAGGCGGGCACTTCGATCCGCCTGACCCTGTTCCGCGAAGGCCGCAACGACACATTCGACGTTACTGTAACTCGCGGCGTGATCGATCTTGAGCCGGTCACCTGGAAGCTGGAGAAGGACGTCGGCGTGATCTCGGTTAACGAGTTTTCGCGCGATGTCGGCGTCGATGTCGGCAAGGCGATTGCCGACCTGAAGAAGCAAGCCGCCGGCAAGCTGACCGGTCTGGTGCTTGACCTCCGCCAGAATCCAGGCGGCTCGCTGGACGAGGCCGTGGCGCTGTCCGACCTGTTCCTGACCAAGGGCGATATCGTCTCGCAACGCGGTCGCAACCCGCGCGACAATGAGTTTTACCGAGCCGAAGAGATGATCCCGGGCGATGCTGCCAAGGGCCTGCCGGTGATCGTGCTGATCGATGCCGGCTCAGCCTCGGCCTCGGAAATTGTTGCCGGCGCGCTGCAGGACCAGAAGCGCGCGCTGATCATGGGTGAGCGCAGCTTTGGCAAAGGTAGCGTCCAGTCGCTGTTCGAACTCGACAAGAGCCGCGCGATCAAGCTGACCACTGCGCGCTATTACACGCCTGCGGGCAAGTCGGTGCAGGAAGGCGGAATTGAACCCGATATCCGCGTCCCGCAACTGTCCGATCCCGACGCGCGCCGCCGGGCCGAGCTGACCATGCGCGAAAGCGACCTGCGCCGCCACCTGGTCAACGAACTTGGCGTGGCCGACAAGCAGCTTGAGGCCGACCGTCAGGACGATCCGCGCTTCAAGGCGACGGCCGAAGAACTCAAGGCCAAAGGCATCACCGACTTCCAGCTCAACTATGCGCTGGAAACCCTGCGCCGCGGGGGCCGGGCTTCGCTGGCGCTGAAGGGGAAGTAA
- a CDS encoding nicotinate-nucleotide adenylyltransferase, giving the protein MAGARHRAGSALNRGKPRVGLLGGSFNPAHGGHRRISLFARDALGLDAVWWLVSPGNPLKPRAGMAPLPARLGSALRMARRAPIVPTAIERELGTVYTVDTLRALRRRYPDIDFVWLMGSDNLAQLHRWRDWRRLARTMPIAVIARPGYDSLAAASPAAAWLGRYRRSAASLKHRAGWSAPALIQLRFDPDPRSATAIRRADPDWARRFAGRAVRDPLTHHPVDPDTP; this is encoded by the coding sequence GTGGCTGGTGCGCGGCACCGGGCAGGTTCGGCCCTGAACCGCGGGAAACCGCGCGTCGGGCTGCTGGGTGGCAGCTTCAATCCGGCCCATGGCGGGCATCGGCGGATCAGCCTGTTTGCGCGCGACGCGCTTGGGCTCGATGCGGTCTGGTGGCTGGTCTCGCCCGGCAATCCCTTGAAGCCCCGGGCGGGCATGGCCCCGCTTCCGGCGAGGCTCGGATCGGCCTTGCGCATGGCGCGTCGTGCCCCGATCGTGCCAACCGCGATCGAACGCGAACTGGGCACCGTTTACACGGTCGATACGCTGCGCGCATTGCGACGGCGTTACCCGGATATCGACTTCGTCTGGCTGATGGGCAGCGACAACTTGGCCCAGCTGCACCGCTGGCGCGACTGGCGCCGGCTTGCCCGCACCATGCCGATTGCGGTTATTGCGCGGCCCGGCTATGATAGCCTTGCTGCGGCGAGCCCCGCTGCAGCCTGGCTCGGCCGATACCGGCGGTCCGCGGCCAGTTTGAAACACCGGGCAGGATGGAGCGCACCCGCGCTGATACAATTGCGTTTCGATCCCGATCCGCGCTCGGCGACTGCCATTCGCCGCGCCGATCCAGACTGGGCCCGGCGTTTCGCCGGCCGGGCTGTCAGGGATCCGCTCACGCACCATCCGGTCGATCCCGACACGCCATGA